One part of the [Pantoea] beijingensis genome encodes these proteins:
- the dnaG gene encoding DNA primase, with amino-acid sequence MAGRIPRVFINDLLARTDIVDLIDARVKLKKQGKNYHACCPFHNEKTPSFTVNGEKQFYHCFGCGAHGNAIDFLMNYDRLEFVESIEELATQYGLEVPYEAGNGPSQLERHQRQSLYQLMEGLSTFYQQSLAQENAANARDYLSQRGLSTDVIKHFAIGFAPAGWDNALKRFGRDKEDRQSLIDAGMLVTNDQGRSYDRFRERVMFPIHDKRGRVIGFGGRVLGDGMPKYLNSPETDIFHKGRQLYGLYEAQKNHPEPARLLVVEGYMDVVALAQFGIDYAVASLGTSTTADHIQLLFRSTDNVICCYDGDRAGREAAWRALETALPYMTDGRQLRFMFLPDGEDPDTLVRKEGKAVFEARMEQAMPLSTFLFETLMPQVDLSSPDGRALLSTLALPLIGQVPGETLRIYLRQQLGNKLGILDDSQLERLMPKAAENSKVAPPPQLKRTTMRILIGLLLQNPELAPLVPPLAGLDETKLPGLRLFNELVGYCLSQPGLTSGQILEHYRGTKEAATLEKLSMWDDIADRDIAEKTFTDALDHLFDSALELRLNDLIARSRTQGLTQAEREEVRVITEARAKK; translated from the coding sequence ATGGCTGGACGAATTCCACGCGTATTTATCAATGACTTGCTGGCTCGCACCGACATCGTCGATCTTATCGATGCACGCGTGAAGCTCAAAAAGCAGGGCAAAAATTACCATGCGTGCTGTCCGTTCCATAACGAGAAAACCCCCTCATTCACCGTAAATGGTGAAAAACAGTTTTATCACTGCTTCGGCTGTGGCGCCCATGGCAATGCTATCGATTTCCTGATGAATTACGACAGACTGGAATTCGTTGAAAGTATTGAAGAGTTGGCGACTCAGTACGGGCTGGAAGTGCCTTATGAAGCCGGTAATGGCCCAAGCCAGTTAGAACGGCATCAGCGCCAAAGCCTGTATCAGTTAATGGAAGGCTTAAGTACCTTCTATCAACAGTCGCTGGCACAGGAGAACGCTGCTAACGCACGTGATTACCTGTCCCAACGCGGATTAAGCACTGACGTCATCAAACATTTTGCTATCGGCTTTGCACCCGCAGGGTGGGATAACGCACTAAAACGCTTTGGTCGTGATAAAGAAGATCGTCAGTCACTCATTGATGCTGGCATGCTGGTTACCAACGATCAAGGACGTAGCTACGATCGTTTCCGCGAGCGCGTGATGTTCCCGATTCATGACAAACGCGGAAGAGTTATCGGTTTTGGTGGACGCGTATTAGGTGATGGAATGCCGAAGTACCTTAACTCACCGGAAACCGACATTTTTCATAAAGGCCGCCAGCTTTATGGCCTGTACGAAGCGCAAAAGAACCATCCAGAACCCGCTCGTCTGTTGGTTGTGGAAGGTTATATGGATGTGGTGGCGTTAGCGCAATTCGGCATCGATTATGCGGTTGCCTCACTTGGCACCTCAACGACAGCTGACCATATCCAACTTCTTTTTCGTTCCACCGATAACGTAATTTGTTGTTATGACGGCGATCGTGCCGGACGTGAAGCTGCCTGGCGTGCATTAGAAACCGCATTGCCTTACATGACTGACGGACGTCAGCTACGCTTTATGTTCCTTCCTGATGGGGAAGATCCGGATACGTTGGTGCGTAAGGAAGGCAAAGCCGTGTTTGAAGCGCGGATGGAGCAGGCGATGCCGCTCTCCACGTTTCTGTTTGAAACGTTGATGCCGCAGGTGGATCTCAGCAGCCCGGATGGTCGTGCGCTGTTAAGTACCCTGGCTCTGCCGTTAATCGGCCAAGTCCCTGGCGAAACGTTACGTATCTATCTGCGTCAGCAGTTGGGAAATAAGCTGGGCATTCTTGATGACAGCCAGCTTGAACGCTTAATGCCTAAGGCAGCAGAAAATAGCAAAGTCGCGCCGCCGCCCCAGCTAAAACGCACAACTATGCGTATACTGATAGGACTGCTGCTGCAAAATCCGGAACTGGCACCACTGGTACCACCGCTGGCAGGCTTGGATGAGACCAAACTGCCGGGTTTACGCCTGTTCAATGAGCTGGTCGGCTACTGTTTATCGCAGCCCGGGCTGACGTCCGGACAGATTCTGGAACATTATCGTGGCACAAAAGAAGCCGCGACCCTTGAAAAGCTGTCGATGTGGGACGATATAGCAGACAGGGACATTGCAGAAAAAACCTTTACCGACGCGCTGGATCATTTGTTCGATTCCGCGCTAGAGCTCCGGCTCAACGATTTGATCGCGCGTTCACGCACTCAAGGGTTAACTCAGGCTGAACGCGAAGAAGTGCGGGTGATTACCGAAGCCCGTGCAAAGAAATAA
- the rpsU gene encoding 30S ribosomal protein S21 gives MPVIKVRENEPFDVALRRFKRSCEKAGVLAEVRRREFYEKPTTERKRAKASAVKRHAKKLARENARRTRLY, from the coding sequence ATGCCGGTAATTAAAGTACGTGAAAACGAGCCATTCGACGTAGCACTGCGTCGCTTCAAGCGTTCTTGTGAGAAAGCAGGCGTTCTGGCTGAAGTTCGTCGTCGTGAGTTTTATGAAAAACCAACGACCGAACGTAAACGCGCTAAAGCTTCTGCAGTAAAACGCCACGCGAAGAAACTGGCTCGCGAAAACGCACGCCGCACTCGTCTGTACTAA
- the tsaD gene encoding tRNA (adenosine(37)-N6)-threonylcarbamoyltransferase complex transferase subunit TsaD, with translation MRVLGIETSCDETGIAIYDDEAGLLANQLYSQVKIHADYGGVVPELASRDHVRKTVPLIQAALKEAGLTAQDIDGVAYTAGPGLVGALLVGATIGRSLAFAWDVPAVPVHHMEGHLLAPMLEDNPPDFPFVALLVSGGHTQLISVTGIGEYHLLGESVDDAAGEAFDKTAKLLGLDYPGGPMLSKMAQQGTIGRFIFPRPMTDRPGMDFSFSGLKTFAANTIRENDDSEQTRADIARAFEDAVVDTLSIKCRRALEHTGFKRLVIAGGVSANRTLRAKLAEMMQARGGEVFYARPEFCTDNGAMIAYAGMIRLKGGCCGELSVTVRPRWPLAELPAI, from the coding sequence ATGCGTGTACTGGGAATTGAAACGTCCTGCGATGAAACCGGCATCGCGATTTATGACGATGAGGCCGGTTTACTTGCCAACCAGCTCTATAGCCAGGTAAAAATTCATGCGGATTATGGCGGCGTGGTGCCGGAGCTCGCTTCGCGCGATCACGTCCGTAAAACGGTGCCACTGATTCAGGCCGCATTAAAAGAGGCCGGATTAACCGCTCAGGATATTGATGGCGTTGCTTATACCGCCGGTCCTGGTCTGGTGGGCGCATTGCTGGTGGGAGCCACCATCGGACGTTCGCTGGCCTTCGCCTGGGATGTGCCTGCCGTTCCGGTTCATCACATGGAAGGGCATCTGCTGGCGCCGATGCTGGAAGATAACCCACCGGACTTTCCGTTTGTGGCGCTGCTGGTATCCGGCGGACATACGCAACTGATTAGCGTAACGGGTATTGGTGAATACCACTTATTGGGTGAATCCGTGGACGATGCCGCCGGGGAAGCTTTCGACAAAACGGCCAAGCTACTCGGGCTGGATTATCCTGGTGGGCCGATGCTGTCGAAAATGGCACAGCAGGGCACGATCGGCCGTTTTATCTTTCCGCGTCCAATGACGGATCGTCCCGGGATGGATTTTAGCTTTTCCGGATTAAAAACTTTCGCGGCGAATACCATTCGTGAAAATGACGACAGCGAACAAACTCGTGCTGATATCGCGCGTGCTTTCGAAGATGCTGTTGTGGATACGCTATCGATTAAGTGTCGACGCGCGCTTGAACATACCGGTTTCAAGCGGCTGGTGATTGCTGGTGGTGTGAGCGCAAATCGCACATTACGTGCAAAACTGGCTGAGATGATGCAGGCACGCGGTGGCGAAGTCTTTTATGCCCGCCCGGAATTTTGCACCGACAATGGCGCGATGATCGCTTATGCCGGAATGATTCGTCTGAAAGGTGGCTGCTGCGGTGAGTTGAGCGTTACGGTTCGGCCACGCTGGCCACTGGCGGAACTTCCCGCTATTTGA
- the plsY gene encoding glycerol-3-phosphate 1-O-acyltransferase PlsY, producing MSAIALGMIIFAYLCGSISSAILVCRLTGLPDPRHNGSGNPGATNVLRIGGKAAAAMVLLFDVVKGMLPVWLAYVLGVSPIYLGMTAIAACLGHIYPVFFHFKGGKGVATAFGAIAPIGWDLTGLMTGTWLLTVLLSGYSSLGAIVSALIAPFYVWWFKPQFTFPVAMLSCLILLRHHDNIQRLWRGQETKIWKKKKKKSA from the coding sequence ATGAGTGCTATCGCGCTTGGTATGATCATTTTCGCGTATCTGTGCGGCTCCATTTCCAGTGCGATTTTGGTATGCCGACTCACAGGTTTACCCGATCCCCGTCATAACGGTTCCGGTAATCCGGGTGCCACTAACGTGCTTCGTATTGGTGGGAAAGCAGCGGCAGCAATGGTGTTGCTGTTTGATGTGGTGAAAGGGATGCTGCCGGTCTGGCTGGCTTATGTTCTTGGCGTCTCGCCTATTTACCTTGGTATGACCGCAATTGCTGCCTGTTTAGGCCATATCTATCCGGTTTTCTTTCATTTCAAAGGTGGTAAAGGCGTTGCGACCGCGTTTGGAGCCATTGCGCCTATTGGCTGGGACCTGACCGGGCTGATGACCGGCACCTGGCTTCTTACCGTGTTGCTCAGCGGCTACTCTTCCTTGGGTGCGATTGTCAGCGCGCTGATTGCCCCCTTTTATGTTTGGTGGTTTAAGCCACAATTCACCTTTCCTGTGGCCATGCTCTCCTGCCTGATTTTGTTGCGTCATCACGACAACATTCAGCGTCTTTGGCGTGGGCAAGAAACAAAAATCTGGAAGAAGAAAAAGAAAAAATCCGCCTGA
- the folB gene encoding bifunctional dihydroneopterin aldolase/7,8-dihydroneopterin epimerase — protein sequence MDIVFIEQLAVVTTIGVYDWEQTIQQKLVFDVEMAWDNRKAAASDDVNDCLSYADVADAIIAHVANGKFALVERVAEEIATLLLSRFASPWVRIKVSKPGAVAHAAQVGVIIERGTNPK from the coding sequence ATGGATATCGTATTTATTGAACAGCTTGCCGTTGTTACTACCATTGGAGTTTATGACTGGGAACAGACCATTCAACAGAAGCTGGTGTTCGATGTCGAAATGGCGTGGGATAACCGCAAAGCGGCAGCCAGTGATGATGTCAACGACTGTCTCAGCTATGCCGATGTTGCTGACGCCATTATTGCCCATGTTGCCAACGGTAAATTTGCACTGGTTGAACGGGTTGCGGAGGAGATTGCAACGCTGCTACTGTCGCGCTTCGCTTCGCCGTGGGTACGTATTAAAGTCAGCAAACCTGGAGCGGTAGCACATGCGGCGCAGGTTGGTGTCATTATTGAGCGCGGGACTAATCCGAAATAA
- the bacA gene encoding undecaprenyl-diphosphate phosphatase: protein MADIHQLWVAAILGIVEGLTEFLPVSSTGHMIIVGHLLGFDGDKAETFEVVIQLGSILAVVVMFWRRLFGLIGIHFGQVKHEGTGKGHLTLVHVLLGMIPAVVIGLIFHDQIKTLFNPINVVYALVVGGFLLLAAEFLKPKQPKAVGIDDISYRQAFMIGCFQCLALWPGFSRSGATISGGMLMGVSRYAASEFSFILAVPMMMGATVLDLYKSMGFLTMADFPMFAVGFITAFIVALIAIKTFLHIIKRISFVPFAIYRFIIAAVVYMVFI from the coding sequence ATGGCAGATATTCATCAGCTTTGGGTGGCCGCGATTCTGGGCATCGTTGAGGGGCTAACCGAGTTTCTCCCGGTCTCATCCACCGGCCATATGATCATTGTCGGTCATCTGTTGGGGTTTGATGGCGACAAAGCCGAAACGTTTGAAGTCGTGATTCAGTTAGGATCGATTTTGGCCGTAGTTGTAATGTTTTGGCGGCGTCTGTTTGGTTTGATCGGTATTCATTTTGGTCAAGTCAAACACGAGGGGACAGGAAAAGGGCACCTTACCCTGGTCCACGTTTTACTGGGCATGATCCCCGCGGTGGTGATAGGACTGATATTTCACGACCAGATCAAAACGCTGTTTAATCCAATCAACGTGGTATATGCCTTAGTGGTTGGCGGCTTCCTGCTGCTGGCAGCGGAGTTCTTAAAACCCAAACAGCCAAAAGCGGTCGGAATTGATGATATAAGCTACCGCCAGGCGTTTATGATTGGTTGCTTTCAGTGTCTGGCATTGTGGCCGGGTTTTTCCCGCTCAGGTGCGACGATTTCCGGCGGTATGCTAATGGGGGTGAGCCGTTACGCTGCGTCTGAGTTTTCGTTTATCCTGGCCGTGCCAATGATGATGGGGGCCACCGTGCTCGATCTCTATAAGAGCATGGGCTTTTTGACGATGGCGGATTTCCCCATGTTTGCCGTCGGCTTTATCACCGCCTTTATCGTGGCGCTGATCGCCATTAAAACCTTCCTGCACATCATCAAACGTATTTCGTTTGTTCCCTTTGCTATCTACCGCTTTATCATTGCTGCGGTGGTTTACATGGTATTTATCTGA
- a CDS encoding multifunctional CCA addition/repair protein yields the protein MKKYLVGGAVRDDLLKLPVKDKDWVVVGATPEVMLKQGYQQVGRDFPVFIHPQSREEYALARTERKSGQGYTGFVTWYAPDVTLEQDLQRRDLTINAIARDENGAYIDPYGGRDDIEKRLLRHISDAFKEDPLRVLRVARFAARFAHLNFRIADETLALMRHMAESGELAHLTPERVWKETENALQSRNPHVYFQVLRDCHALAILFPEIDNLYGVPAPIKWHPEIDTGVHTLMTLAIAAQLSPEIDVRFATLCHDVGKALTPVEKWPSHPGHGAAGVALVEGLCQRLRVPNAIRDLAMLVAEFHDMVHTIEQRAAESIIQLFDRIDAWRKPHRVEQIALTSEADARGRSGLEAKPYPQGNYLREAFQIAADVSSKSVVEAGFKGPAVREELSKRRVLAIALWQEAQGQQSQP from the coding sequence GTGAAAAAATACCTCGTCGGCGGTGCGGTACGCGATGATTTGTTAAAGTTGCCCGTTAAAGATAAAGATTGGGTGGTGGTTGGTGCAACGCCGGAAGTCATGCTGAAACAAGGATATCAACAAGTCGGGCGTGACTTTCCTGTATTTATTCATCCACAAAGCCGCGAAGAGTATGCGCTGGCGCGTACCGAGCGTAAATCAGGCCAGGGATACACTGGCTTCGTCACCTGGTACGCGCCTGACGTCACGCTTGAGCAGGATCTGCAACGCCGCGATCTCACCATCAATGCGATTGCCCGCGATGAAAACGGCGCTTATATCGATCCCTACGGGGGACGTGACGATATCGAAAAACGTCTGTTGCGTCATATCTCCGATGCATTCAAAGAAGATCCGCTGCGGGTACTGCGCGTGGCCCGTTTCGCCGCCCGTTTTGCGCATCTGAATTTCCGCATTGCGGATGAAACCCTGGCGCTAATGCGCCATATGGCCGAAAGCGGTGAACTGGCACACTTAACCCCTGAGCGCGTCTGGAAAGAGACAGAAAATGCATTACAGTCCCGTAATCCCCACGTCTATTTCCAGGTTCTGCGCGACTGCCATGCGCTCGCCATTTTATTCCCGGAAATCGATAATCTTTACGGTGTCCCCGCGCCGATAAAGTGGCATCCGGAGATCGATACCGGCGTACATACCTTGATGACGCTCGCTATCGCAGCCCAACTCAGTCCTGAAATTGATGTCCGTTTCGCGACGTTATGCCACGATGTCGGAAAAGCATTAACGCCGGTGGAAAAATGGCCCAGCCATCCAGGACATGGCGCCGCCGGAGTCGCACTCGTTGAAGGGTTGTGCCAGCGGCTACGTGTGCCGAATGCAATACGCGATCTTGCTATGCTCGTCGCCGAATTTCACGACATGGTCCACACCATTGAGCAGCGTGCAGCAGAGAGTATCATCCAGCTGTTCGATCGCATTGATGCCTGGCGTAAACCACACCGCGTTGAGCAAATTGCATTGACCAGTGAAGCCGATGCGCGTGGACGCAGCGGACTTGAAGCGAAACCTTATCCGCAGGGTAATTACTTGCGCGAAGCCTTTCAGATTGCGGCCGACGTATCCAGTAAAAGCGTCGTGGAGGCAGGATTCAAAGGGCCCGCCGTTCGGGAGGAGTTATCGAAAAGACGTGTTCTTGCTATCGCCCTTTGGCAAGAAGCGCAGGGCCAGCAAAGCCAGCCCTGA
- a CDS encoding TIGR04211 family SH3 domain-containing protein, with protein sequence MKKSHLIGLTLLAFSVTVPAHAEEKRYISDELTTWVRSGPGNDYRLIGTLNAGEEVTLLQSNNNTKYGQIRDTSGRTTWIPLAQLSDQPSLRTRVPELEKQVQDLTNKLANIDGSWNQRTADMQKKVAGSDGVINGLKDENQKLKNELIVAQKKVNAANVQLDDKQRTIIMQWFMYGGGVAGVGLLLGLLLPHMIPSRKKKDRWMN encoded by the coding sequence ATGAAGAAATCACATCTTATTGGCCTGACTTTGCTGGCTTTCAGCGTTACTGTTCCCGCCCACGCCGAAGAAAAGCGTTATATTTCCGATGAATTAACAACGTGGGTACGTAGCGGCCCGGGTAACGATTATCGTCTGATCGGCACGCTAAATGCAGGTGAAGAGGTCACCCTGCTGCAATCCAATAACAATACAAAATATGGTCAAATCCGTGATACCAGCGGACGTACCACCTGGATCCCACTAGCGCAATTAAGCGATCAGCCCAGCCTGCGAACCCGTGTTCCTGAATTAGAAAAGCAGGTACAGGATCTGACCAACAAGTTGGCAAATATTGATGGTAGTTGGAACCAACGTACGGCAGACATGCAGAAAAAAGTGGCAGGCAGTGACGGCGTCATTAACGGGCTTAAGGATGAAAATCAAAAGCTTAAAAATGAACTCATCGTTGCGCAGAAAAAAGTGAATGCCGCCAACGTACAACTGGATGACAAGCAACGCACCATTATTATGCAATGGTTTATGTACGGTGGGGGCGTAGCCGGAGTTGGCTTATTGCTGGGCCTTTTACTGCCACATATGATTCCCAGCAGGAAGAAAAAAGACCGTTGGATGAACTGA